The following are encoded together in the Microterricola viridarii genome:
- a CDS encoding SLC13 family permease: MDPIATTLVILLVAVVAFMSNRIPVGVVALAVAIALWATGILTLNQALAGFGDPTVLFIAALFVVSEGLDATGVTTWAGQKVIGAAGTSTRKLLVYIMLLVAVLTALISVNGAVAALLPVVVVVAVRAGLAPSRLLLPLAFAAHAGSMLALTGTPVNIIVSEAAVEAGDRAFGFFEFGLVGVPLVVGTLLITMFFGSKLVPERVASVIPRDLSDHARVLRAQYELNRTPDELIDAEGGVAEVVIPPRSSLIGLHVFPGMCTPSGSLVILAVQRGGEEVDGPDAVLAAGDTLLLEGSWDDLDEHTADPDVLVVNSPDVLRRTVPLGPRAGWAIGILIAMIAMLATGLVPAVIAGLVAAIAMVLTRAVTVTQAYRSISWTTVVLVAGMIPLSTAFMQTGAADLIADGLLGVVGDAGPQMALFALCLITVVLGQLISNTATVLIVIPVAVSVAATKDVSVLPFLMALTVAGAASFLTPIATPANMMVMGPGGFKFTDYWKLGLPLLVFFLAVATFYVPLIWQF; this comes from the coding sequence GTGGACCCCATCGCGACAACGCTCGTCATCCTGCTTGTGGCTGTTGTCGCGTTCATGTCGAACCGGATTCCCGTCGGTGTTGTCGCCCTCGCCGTGGCCATCGCGCTCTGGGCGACGGGCATCCTCACGCTGAACCAGGCGCTCGCCGGCTTCGGCGACCCGACCGTGCTGTTCATCGCCGCGCTGTTCGTCGTGAGTGAGGGGCTGGATGCCACCGGCGTGACCACGTGGGCCGGGCAGAAGGTGATCGGCGCCGCCGGCACGAGCACCCGCAAGCTGCTCGTCTACATCATGCTGCTGGTCGCGGTGCTGACCGCCCTGATCAGCGTGAACGGCGCCGTCGCCGCGCTGCTGCCCGTTGTTGTAGTCGTCGCCGTGCGCGCCGGCCTCGCCCCGTCGCGGCTGCTGCTGCCGCTGGCGTTCGCGGCGCACGCAGGCTCGATGCTCGCCCTGACCGGAACGCCGGTCAACATCATCGTCTCCGAGGCCGCCGTCGAGGCCGGCGACCGTGCCTTCGGCTTCTTCGAGTTCGGCCTGGTCGGCGTTCCGCTGGTCGTCGGCACGCTGCTCATCACGATGTTCTTCGGCAGCAAGCTCGTGCCCGAGCGTGTGGCCAGCGTCATCCCGCGCGACCTGAGCGACCACGCCAGGGTGCTGCGCGCGCAGTACGAGCTGAACCGGACCCCGGACGAGCTGATCGATGCGGAGGGCGGCGTCGCCGAGGTCGTCATCCCGCCGCGGTCCAGCCTGATCGGCCTGCACGTCTTCCCCGGCATGTGCACGCCGAGCGGCTCGCTCGTGATCCTGGCCGTGCAGCGCGGCGGCGAGGAGGTCGATGGGCCGGACGCGGTGCTGGCCGCCGGCGACACGCTGCTGCTGGAGGGCAGCTGGGATGACCTCGACGAGCACACGGCCGACCCCGACGTGCTGGTGGTGAACTCGCCCGATGTACTGCGCCGCACCGTGCCGCTCGGCCCGCGGGCCGGCTGGGCCATCGGCATCCTGATCGCCATGATCGCAATGCTGGCGACGGGCCTCGTGCCGGCGGTGATCGCGGGCCTCGTGGCGGCCATCGCCATGGTACTCACCCGCGCCGTCACGGTGACGCAGGCCTACCGCAGCATCTCGTGGACGACCGTCGTGCTCGTGGCCGGCATGATCCCGCTCTCCACCGCATTCATGCAGACCGGAGCAGCCGACCTCATCGCCGACGGGCTGCTCGGCGTGGTCGGCGACGCCGGCCCGCAGATGGCCCTGTTCGCGCTCTGCCTGATCACCGTCGTGCTCGGCCAGCTCATCAGCAACACGGCCACGGTGCTGATCGTCATCCCGGTGGCCGTCTCGGTGGCCGCAACCAAGGACGTCTCTGTGCTGCCGTTCCTGATGGCACTGACTGTGGCCGGCGCCGCCTCCTTCCTCACCCCGATCGCCACCCCGGCGAACATGATGGTGATGGGCCCCGGCGGGTTCAAGTTCACCGATTACTGGAAGCTCGGACTGCCGCTGCTCGTGTTCTTCCTCGCCGTCGCGACCTTCTACGTTCCGCTGATCTGGCAGTTCTAG
- a CDS encoding phage holin family protein: MIRFLIRSGIFVASAALGLLVAAWLLPEFNLSWSGGIVAVLVFAVIQSVISPFLLKVAARNAPAFLGGIGIVSTFVALFVASLFPGGLTIDGWRTWVLAPVLVWMITALATFFLPMVFLKKGIEKKRNRTALPIG; encoded by the coding sequence ATGATCCGCTTTCTGATTCGCTCTGGCATCTTCGTCGCTTCCGCGGCGCTCGGTCTGCTCGTGGCTGCGTGGCTGCTGCCCGAGTTCAACCTCAGCTGGAGCGGCGGGATCGTGGCGGTGCTGGTGTTCGCCGTCATCCAGAGCGTGATCAGCCCGTTCCTGCTCAAGGTGGCCGCCCGCAACGCGCCGGCTTTCCTCGGAGGGATCGGCATTGTCTCGACCTTCGTCGCCCTGTTCGTGGCGTCGCTGTTCCCAGGCGGGCTCACCATCGACGGCTGGCGCACCTGGGTGCTCGCGCCCGTGCTGGTCTGGATGATCACCGCCCTCGCGACGTTCTTCCTGCCGATGGTGTTCCTGAAGAAGGGCATCGAGAAGAAGCGCAACCGCACCGCACTGCCGATCGGGTAG
- a CDS encoding DUF4190 domain-containing protein has protein sequence MALYTAQRRCGPEFCADSVESASWEIRGDQLKRLLTMTILLFLALFLAPVAAIVLPTVFVTRAARRRSRAIVDRQLVLADSTNTLAIVGFVLAFFAAVPGVVCSHVSLAQLKRKPEQGWGLAVAGLWIGYSVIACGALFILNGVRAAVSG, from the coding sequence ATGGCGCTCTATACGGCTCAACGGCGCTGTGGTCCTGAATTCTGCGCTGATAGCGTGGAAAGCGCATCGTGGGAAATCCGCGGCGACCAGCTGAAAAGGCTCCTCACTATGACCATACTTTTGTTCCTTGCCCTCTTCCTTGCGCCAGTTGCCGCGATCGTGTTGCCGACAGTTTTCGTTACACGCGCCGCCCGCCGACGAAGCCGCGCGATCGTCGACCGACAGCTGGTGCTGGCCGATTCCACCAACACCCTTGCAATCGTGGGGTTTGTGCTGGCCTTCTTCGCCGCGGTCCCCGGAGTCGTGTGCAGCCACGTCTCACTGGCCCAACTCAAGCGAAAGCCGGAACAGGGATGGGGACTTGCCGTCGCGGGGCTGTGGATCGGATACTCGGTGATCGCGTGTGGTGCACTGTTCATTCTCAATGGTGTGAGGGCGGCCGTTTCCGGATAA